The following are from one region of the Ischnura elegans chromosome X, ioIscEleg1.1, whole genome shotgun sequence genome:
- the LOC124170582 gene encoding putative nuclease HARBI1 produces the protein MLCRELAPFIGRQDTAMRSAVPVAKRVAVALFYLKSGADFGVVGLAFGVGKATVHVIVRDFCRAVLDRYFMESIVFPSTEEEMAAKENCFRTRWNFPGTIGAIDGCHIPIKTPIHGGADYFNYKGWHSVILLAVVDSQYRFIYCNSGYPGRVHDAGVLRASALWDVITNGGLPEKYHLIGDGAFPLGANMMKPFPRPNGPHEEHFNYRLSRARMVVENAFGRLKGRWRVLLKASEVDVARLVEVINTCCILHNICEENREVFWADWLEEANAAENMFPQPQDEAGGDNFVDGEEKREVLAQQLYDAVQ, from the exons ATGCTATGCCGGGAACTGGCACCGTTCATCGGTCGACAGGATACGGCAATGAGGTCTGCCGTGCCAGTGGCGAAGAGGGTCGCTGTAGCCCTCTTCTATTTAAAATCTGGGGCTGATTTTGGAGTGGTAGGTCTTGCTTTCGGCGTGGGGAAAGCTACTGTCCACGTCATTGTTAGGGACTTCTGTAGAGCTGTCCTTGACAGGTATTTCATGGAATCTATAGTGTTCCCGTCGACGGAAGAGGAAATGGCCGCCAAGGAGAACTGCTTCCGCACCCGGTGGAACTTTCCAGGAACCATCGGTGCCATTGACGGGTGCCATATACCTATTAAGACCCCAATCCACGGAGGAGCTGATTATTTCAATTACAAAGGGTGGCACTCGGTCATCCTTTTGGCTGTAGTGGACAGTCAGTATAG gTTCATTTACTGCAATAGTGGCTATCCGGGGAGGGTCCATGATGCTGGTGTGCTGCGGGCTAGTGCCTTGTGGGATGTCATCACTAATGGCGGCTTACCTGAGAAGTACCATTTAATTGGTGACGGGGCTTTCCCCCTGGGAGCCAACATGATGAAGCCTTTCCCGAGGCCAAATGGACCCCACGAAGAGCATTTTAACTACCG ACTCTCTAGGGCCCGGATGGTAGTGGAGAATGCTTTTGGGCGCCTCAAGGGCAGATGGCGAGTCCTCCTTAAAGCCTCTGAAGTGGACGTTGCAAGGCTAGTGGAAGTGATAAATACCTGCTGCATCCTACACAACATCTGTGAGGAAAATAGGGAAGTGTTCTGGGCGGATTGGCTCGAAGAAGCAAATGCTGCTGAGAATATGTTTCCGCAACCCCAAGATGAAGCTGGTGGGGACAATTTTGTTGATGGGGAAGAGAAGAGAGAAGTTCTCGCGCAGCAACTTTATGATGCTGTTCAATAA